A genomic region of Barnesiella viscericola DSM 18177 contains the following coding sequences:
- a CDS encoding DUF3127 domain-containing protein — MEIKGRIIHVLPLQEGVSKAGNPWKKQEYVLETEEQYPRKVCFNLFGDKVDQYPAAIGDDVTVSFDLESREFNGRWYTDVRAWKIEKSAPAAQAVPDMPPMPNDIPPFPPAPAAPDLAPSSTDDLPF, encoded by the coding sequence ATGGAAATCAAAGGAAGAATCATTCACGTGTTGCCGTTGCAGGAAGGTGTATCGAAGGCCGGTAACCCGTGGAAGAAACAAGAGTATGTATTGGAAACCGAGGAACAATATCCCCGCAAGGTATGTTTCAATCTTTTTGGTGATAAGGTCGACCAGTATCCGGCTGCCATCGGCGATGACGTGACGGTGAGTTTCGACCTCGAAAGTCGTGAATTCAACGGCCGTTGGTATACCGATGTGCGTGCCTGGAAAATCGAGAAGTCGGCTCCGGCTGCCCAGGCTGTGCCCGATATGCCGCCTATGCCCAACGATATACCTCCATTCCCGCCGGCTCCGGCTGCTCCCGATCTGGCACCCTCGTCGACCGACGACCTGCCTTTCTAA
- the ftsH gene encoding ATP-dependent zinc metalloprotease FtsH, giving the protein MGNNNMSPLGPKKKKIRFNLYWMYALIALLLFGLYYANDPSMSKEVNWSEFEKIAKEGGITQVTVFAKKDYVEAQLNDSTAKAVFKTDKINGKPIIYTNIPSGDSFATTLDTWVKDYGFNAEVNYENSSDLTNILWTFGPIIFFIIFWIYLARRMTNQGGGGGGVFNVGKAKAQLFDKDGAVKVTFDDVAGLSEAKQEVEEIVEFLKNPGRYTELGGKIPKGALLVGPPGTGKTLLAKAVAGEANVPFFSLSGSDFVEMFVGVGASRVRDLFRQAKEKAPCIVFIDEIDAVGRARGKNPNMGSNDERENTLNQLLTEMDGFGSNSGVIILAATNRADILDKALLRAGRFDRQIYVELPELNYRKAIFKVHLRNVKIDDSVDVDLLARQTPGFSGADIANVCNEAALIAARKNKKSVQRQDFMDAVDRIVGGLEKRSKITTQEEKRSIAVHEAGHASISWLLQYANPLIKVTIVPRGRALGAAWYLPEERQITTREQMLDEMCATLGGRAAEEVFLGRISTGASNDLERVTKQAYAMVVYFGMSEKLPNLSYYDSTGQEYGFTKPYSEETAKLIDKEVSQIVNEQYERAKSILREHAEKHAKLAEVLITREVIFAEDVEQIFGKRPWISRTEEILQDEEAAKKEEEAEKDKEEKPGSTATAGEEKSQQAADSATSAPQPQAEEKKENEKDNPESGQ; this is encoded by the coding sequence ATGGGAAACAACAACATGTCTCCATTGGGGCCCAAGAAGAAAAAAATCCGGTTCAACCTGTACTGGATGTATGCGCTTATCGCCTTGCTTCTGTTCGGCCTTTACTACGCCAACGACCCTTCGATGAGCAAGGAGGTGAACTGGTCGGAATTTGAAAAGATTGCCAAAGAGGGCGGCATCACGCAAGTCACCGTCTTTGCCAAGAAAGATTATGTCGAAGCTCAACTGAACGACAGCACGGCCAAAGCTGTTTTCAAGACCGATAAAATCAACGGGAAACCCATTATCTACACCAACATACCGTCGGGCGACAGCTTTGCTACCACGCTCGACACGTGGGTAAAGGACTATGGTTTCAATGCCGAGGTCAACTACGAAAACAGCAGCGACCTGACCAACATCTTGTGGACCTTCGGGCCCATTATCTTCTTTATTATCTTCTGGATTTATCTGGCCCGCCGTATGACTAACCAGGGCGGCGGTGGCGGCGGCGTGTTCAACGTGGGCAAGGCCAAAGCTCAGCTTTTCGACAAGGACGGCGCCGTGAAGGTAACCTTCGACGATGTGGCCGGACTTTCGGAGGCCAAACAGGAGGTCGAAGAGATTGTAGAGTTCCTGAAAAACCCCGGCCGATACACCGAGCTGGGTGGCAAGATACCCAAAGGAGCCCTGCTGGTAGGCCCTCCGGGAACAGGTAAAACCCTGTTGGCAAAGGCCGTGGCCGGTGAAGCCAACGTACCGTTCTTCTCGCTGTCGGGTTCCGACTTTGTCGAGATGTTCGTGGGTGTGGGCGCCTCGCGTGTGCGCGACCTCTTCCGCCAGGCCAAGGAGAAGGCACCCTGTATCGTATTCATCGACGAAATCGATGCCGTGGGCCGGGCCCGTGGCAAGAACCCCAACATGGGGTCCAACGACGAGCGGGAGAACACCCTTAACCAGTTGCTCACCGAGATGGACGGATTCGGGTCGAACAGCGGTGTCATCATTCTTGCCGCGACCAACCGGGCCGATATTCTGGACAAGGCACTGCTGCGTGCCGGCCGTTTCGACCGTCAGATCTATGTAGAGCTGCCCGAGCTGAACTACCGTAAAGCCATCTTCAAGGTACACCTGCGCAACGTGAAAATCGACGACTCGGTCGATGTAGACCTGTTGGCCCGCCAGACTCCGGGATTCTCGGGAGCCGACATCGCCAACGTCTGCAACGAAGCCGCCCTTATCGCCGCCCGCAAAAACAAGAAGAGCGTACAGCGGCAAGATTTCATGGACGCCGTCGACCGCATCGTGGGTGGTTTGGAGAAGCGTTCGAAAATCACCACTCAGGAGGAAAAACGCTCTATCGCCGTACACGAAGCCGGCCACGCCTCGATCAGCTGGCTGCTGCAATATGCCAACCCCCTGATCAAGGTAACCATCGTGCCACGCGGTCGCGCCTTGGGTGCCGCCTGGTATCTGCCCGAAGAGCGGCAAATCACTACCCGGGAGCAGATGCTCGACGAGATGTGTGCCACGCTGGGCGGACGGGCAGCCGAAGAGGTATTCCTCGGACGCATCTCGACCGGTGCTTCGAACGACCTGGAACGGGTAACCAAACAGGCCTACGCCATGGTGGTCTACTTCGGCATGAGCGAGAAGCTGCCCAACCTCTCCTACTACGACTCCACGGGACAAGAGTATGGATTTACCAAACCTTACAGCGAGGAGACGGCCAAACTCATCGACAAGGAGGTGAGCCAAATCGTCAACGAGCAATACGAACGCGCCAAATCGATTCTGCGCGAGCACGCCGAAAAGCATGCCAAACTGGCCGAGGTCTTGATTACCCGCGAGGTAATCTTTGCCGAAGACGTGGAACAGATATTCGGCAAACGGCCGTGGATATCGCGCACCGAAGAGATTCTGCAAGACGAAGAGGCTGCCAAGAAAGAGGAAGAGGCCGAAAAGGACAAGGAGGAGAAGCCCGGAAGCACCGCAACCGCGGGCGAAGAGAAATCGCAACAAGCGGCCGACAGTGCCACCTCCGCTCCCCAGCCCCAAGCCGAGGAAAAGAAAGAAAATGAGAAAGATAATCCCGAGAGCGGTCAATAA
- the ald gene encoding alanine dehydrogenase, whose product MIVGIPKEIKNNENRVGMTPAGVNELVRRGHTVYVQKDAGANSGFPDEHYERVGAHILPTIADVYAKAEMIVKVKEPIEPEYPLIRKGQLLFTYFHFACDRKLTDAMLASGATCLAYETVELKDHSLPLLIPMSEVAGRMATQEGARFLERPQGGKGKLMGGVPGVKPAKVLVIGGGVVGYAAACVAAGMGADVTITDLSLARLRYIDEVRPANIKTLYSSEFNIRAELPTTDLVIGAVLIPGAKAPHLITRDMLGLMEKGSVLVDVAIDQGGCFETSHPTTHSDPVYEVDGILHYCVANIPGAVSSTSTLVLTNATLPYAIKLADKGWEKACAEDEALYKGLNVVDGKIVYPAVAEAFGLPCEKI is encoded by the coding sequence ATGATTGTAGGAATCCCCAAAGAAATCAAGAACAACGAGAATCGAGTGGGTATGACACCTGCCGGAGTCAATGAACTGGTGCGGAGAGGTCATACGGTGTATGTGCAGAAAGATGCTGGCGCAAACAGCGGGTTCCCCGACGAACACTACGAGCGGGTGGGTGCCCACATCTTGCCCACCATCGCCGACGTCTATGCCAAGGCCGAGATGATTGTCAAGGTCAAGGAACCTATCGAACCCGAGTATCCCCTCATTCGCAAAGGGCAGTTGTTGTTTACCTATTTCCATTTCGCATGCGATCGCAAGCTCACCGATGCCATGCTGGCCAGTGGTGCCACCTGTTTGGCCTATGAGACAGTCGAGCTGAAAGACCATAGCTTGCCGTTGCTCATACCCATGTCCGAGGTAGCCGGTCGAATGGCAACCCAGGAGGGCGCCCGCTTCTTGGAGCGTCCCCAGGGAGGCAAGGGCAAGTTGATGGGGGGTGTCCCCGGCGTGAAGCCGGCCAAGGTACTGGTAATCGGAGGCGGAGTCGTAGGCTATGCCGCAGCCTGTGTGGCTGCCGGTATGGGAGCCGACGTGACCATCACCGATCTCTCGCTGGCTCGTCTGCGCTATATCGACGAGGTGCGTCCCGCCAATATCAAGACCCTCTACTCCTCCGAATTTAATATCCGGGCCGAGCTCCCCACGACCGATCTTGTCATCGGGGCGGTTCTCATTCCCGGCGCCAAAGCACCCCATCTGATTACGCGCGACATGTTGGGTCTGATGGAGAAGGGGTCGGTGCTGGTCGATGTTGCCATTGACCAGGGTGGCTGCTTCGAGACCTCGCACCCCACCACACACTCCGACCCGGTCTACGAAGTCGACGGAATCCTGCACTATTGCGTGGCCAATATTCCCGGAGCCGTCTCCTCTACATCGACCCTGGTCTTGACCAATGCCACCCTGCCTTACGCCATCAAGCTGGCCGATAAAGGGTGGGAGAAAGCCTGCGCCGAAGACGAAGCGCTCTATAAGGGTTTGAACGTAGTCGATGGCAAAATCGTCTACCCGGCCGTAGCCGAAGCTTTCGGGTTACCTTGTGAAAAGATATAA
- the rsfS gene encoding ribosome silencing factor: MKEKQLIETIVEGIQEKKGKKITTVDLSDIESAAASYFVICEGQSTTQVAAIADSVREYVQQHTGIKPFGYDGYQNSQWIIIDYGSILAHIFLPEYRNYYKLEQLWNDAKLAEIPDVE, translated from the coding sequence ATGAAAGAAAAGCAATTGATTGAAACTATTGTAGAAGGCATTCAAGAAAAAAAGGGAAAGAAAATCACTACCGTAGATCTCTCGGACATCGAATCGGCCGCCGCGTCATACTTTGTCATTTGCGAAGGACAGTCGACCACGCAGGTAGCGGCTATTGCCGACAGTGTGAGGGAATACGTGCAACAACATACCGGCATCAAACCTTTCGGATACGACGGCTACCAGAACAGCCAATGGATCATTATCGACTATGGCAGCATATTGGCCCACATCTTCCTGCCCGAATACCGAAACTATTACAAGCTCGAACAATTGTGGAATGATGCCAAATTGGCAGAGATTCCTGATGTGGAATAA